ATTGCTCATTTACTCTATTTTGCTCCTGCGTTTTGGGTATTGCAATTTCAACAATATCTTAGTTTATTTCAGATTGGTCTGCTCTTTGCTGTTTTTTCTGCTGCAAGTTTTGTTTTTGAGATTCCTACAGGGGCTATTGCTGATGTATATGGTCGAAAATTCTCTGTAATTTTTGGTTATATTTTGGTTGGTATCGCTGTTTATTTTCTCTCTTTTGTTCAAGACTTTAAGTGGTTACTCGTTATTTTTCTGGTGTGGGGTTTTGCTCAGACCTTTATCTCAGGAGCTAAAGAGTCTTGGGTGGTTGATAATTTGCATTATTGGAAAAAGAAAAATCTAGTAAAAGAGTTTTTCATTAAAGAACAAAGTATTATTTTTGCATCGTTGTTTTTCTCTGGACTTCTTGGCGCGTTCGTAGTGAGTAAGCAGGGGCTAAGCAGCATTTGGCTTTTTGCTTCATTATCTTATCTTATTACTGCTGGAATATTGTTTTTTGTAAAAGAGCATAAACTTACTAAAGAAAAAAAGTTAACCTATAGGGATGTGATGTTGCAATCAAAAAGATCGCTACGTTATGCTGTGGGTCATCATACGCTTCTCTTCATTATTTTTGCGTTATTCTTTGTTATGTTTAGAGATGCTTTTGCTGGTGATTTGATGTGGCAGCCTTTCCTTAGTAATTTAGGCTTGCCTGTATTTGCTTTTGGTTTTGTTTTCTCAATAAGTACGTTGTTAGGTGTTTTGGTTCCTGTATTTACTAAATTCCTTGCAAAGAAATTTTCCAGAGAAAGTCATTATTTGGCTTTCTTAATTGGTGCAATTATATTACTGGATATTTCG
The sequence above is drawn from the Candidatus Woesearchaeota archaeon genome and encodes:
- a CDS encoding MFS transporter — encoded protein: MNIFEKDELKYLGVFYVERFIAHLLYFAPAFWVLQFQQYLSLFQIGLLFAVFSAASFVFEIPTGAIADVYGRKFSVIFGYILVGIAVYFLSFVQDFKWLLVIFLVWGFAQTFISGAKESWVVDNLHYWKKKNLVKEFFIKEQSIIFASLFFSGLLGAFVVSKQGLSSIWLFASLSYLITAGILFFVKEHKLTKEKKLTYRDVMLQSKRSLRYAVGHHTLLFIIFALFFVMFRDAFAGDLMWQPFLSNLGLPVFAFGFVFSISTLLGVLVPVFTKFLAKKFSRESHYLAFLIGAIILLDISVIFIQHYVVGLIVLFLAFTLLYMFMPVNQSFFHSFIPGKLRATVTSFSGMVVALAFVISSPLAGYLADVITPRYTIALGSIILLPALILYIKIKDTKKTN